From a single Fusobacterium ulcerans ATCC 49185 genomic region:
- a CDS encoding 4Fe-4S dicluster domain-containing protein → MTKINLNFKIDICKGCGLCVEVCPLKILELDENTVNSKGYHPAYEAQKNKCIGCKSCALMCPDSVITIEKF, encoded by the coding sequence ATGACTAAAATTAATCTGAACTTTAAAATTGATATTTGTAAAGGCTGTGGTTTATGTGTTGAAGTCTGCCCTTTAAAAATATTAGAACTTGATGAAAATACAGTCAATTCCAAAGGATATCATCCTGCCTATGAAGCTCAAAAAAATAAATGTATAGGTTGTAAAAGTTGTGCTTTAATGTGTCCTGACTCTGTTATAACTATTGAAAAGTTCTAA
- a CDS encoding hydroxymethylglutaryl-CoA lyase: protein MNLPEKVQIVEVGPRDGFQNIKTFIETKHKLEIIDSLEEAGCNKIEITSFVNPKWIPQMIDSKEICETCVKKNKRKYEVIVLCPNKKGVENAISSGAEVISVVISVSEAHNKANVNRTVEESFKELEEMVYKYPNVKFRLDLATVFGCPFGEEIKPERVSELIERAKKIGVKEIMLADTVGLGNPVLVEKILKQVKEQVGTENIILHIHDTRGMGLANMLVALQLGYSIFETSIGGLGGCPFAPGAAGNVATEDFVNMLNGMGINHNIQLEKLYNTLELLNQYVDVKLNNSHMYSVYKSKCSL from the coding sequence ATGAATTTACCTGAAAAAGTCCAAATTGTTGAAGTAGGACCTCGTGATGGCTTTCAAAATATAAAAACTTTCATTGAAACTAAACATAAATTAGAAATAATAGACTCATTAGAAGAAGCAGGATGTAATAAAATAGAAATCACTTCATTTGTAAACCCAAAATGGATCCCGCAAATGATAGATTCTAAAGAAATATGTGAAACTTGTGTCAAAAAAAATAAAAGAAAGTATGAGGTTATTGTTCTTTGTCCAAATAAAAAAGGTGTGGAAAATGCTATTTCTTCTGGAGCAGAAGTTATTTCTGTAGTTATTTCTGTAAGTGAAGCTCATAATAAAGCAAATGTAAATCGTACTGTAGAAGAAAGTTTTAAAGAATTAGAAGAAATGGTATATAAATATCCTAATGTGAAGTTTCGTTTAGACCTTGCCACAGTATTTGGTTGCCCTTTTGGTGAAGAAATAAAACCTGAAAGAGTTTCTGAACTTATAGAAAGAGCAAAAAAAATAGGAGTCAAAGAAATAATGCTTGCGGATACTGTTGGATTAGGTAACCCTGTATTAGTTGAAAAGATATTAAAACAAGTAAAAGAACAAGTAGGAACTGAAAACATTATTTTACACATTCATGATACTCGTGGAATGGGATTGGCAAATATGCTTGTTGCATTGCAATTAGGATATTCTATTTTTGAAACTTCTATTGGAGGATTAGGAGGATGTCCCTTTGCTCCTGGTGCAGCAGGAAATGTTGCTACAGAAGATTTTGTTAATATGTTAAATGGAATGGGAATTAATCATAACATACAGCTTGAAAAACTATATAATACTTTAGAACTGCTTAATCAATATGTTGATGTAAAGCTTAATAACAGTCATATGTATTCAGTTTATAAGTCTAAATGTTCTTTATAA
- a CDS encoding CaiB/BaiF CoA transferase family protein, whose protein sequence is MEKGALSNIVVLDLTRVLAGPYCTAMLADMGAEVIKIEIPGKGDDTRGMGPFKNGESMYYANINRNKHGVTLNLKSEEGKSIFKELVKKADVVVENYRPGVMDKLGLGYEVLKEVNPQIIYAAVSGFGFYGSYHERPGYDIIAQAMGGLMSITGPENGTPTRAGNAMGDVLGGMNLTIGILAALNARQIIKKGQRVDVSLVDSVVSALETGTQRYFVNNEIPKLLGNRYAAVSPYDSFKSKDGMFVIGCGNQKLFTLLCNQVLNRPDLLENPLFLTNHLRCENHASLKTEIEKWSATVTSKEAVDMILAAGVPAAPILNLKDISEDKHIAEEREMFVTIEHPIIGTMRVNGNPIKLMDTMPKIRTCAPLLGQHTEEIYKKMLNMSEEEIKNYQEKGIM, encoded by the coding sequence ATGGAAAAAGGAGCACTTAGCAATATTGTAGTTTTAGATTTAACTCGTGTTTTAGCTGGTCCATATTGTACTGCAATGCTGGCTGATATGGGAGCTGAAGTTATAAAAATAGAAATTCCTGGAAAAGGTGATGATACAAGAGGAATGGGACCTTTTAAAAATGGGGAAAGTATGTATTATGCAAATATAAACAGAAACAAACACGGTGTAACTCTTAATTTAAAATCTGAAGAAGGAAAATCTATATTTAAAGAACTTGTAAAAAAAGCAGATGTTGTAGTTGAAAACTATCGTCCAGGTGTAATGGATAAATTAGGACTTGGATATGAAGTTTTAAAAGAAGTTAATCCTCAAATTATATATGCAGCTGTTTCAGGATTCGGATTTTATGGTTCTTATCATGAAAGACCTGGTTATGATATTATTGCTCAGGCTATGGGTGGACTTATGAGTATTACAGGTCCTGAAAATGGTACTCCTACAAGGGCAGGAAATGCCATGGGAGATGTACTTGGAGGAATGAATCTAACAATTGGAATCTTAGCAGCTTTGAATGCAAGACAAATTATAAAAAAAGGACAGAGAGTTGATGTTTCTCTTGTAGATTCTGTTGTATCTGCTTTAGAAACTGGTACACAAAGGTATTTTGTAAATAATGAAATTCCCAAATTATTAGGAAATAGATACGCTGCTGTTTCTCCATATGATTCTTTTAAATCAAAAGATGGAATGTTTGTTATAGGATGTGGAAATCAAAAACTCTTTACCCTTCTTTGCAATCAAGTACTTAATAGACCTGATTTACTTGAAAATCCGCTGTTTCTTACAAATCATTTAAGATGTGAGAATCATGCTTCTTTAAAAACAGAAATTGAAAAATGGTCTGCAACTGTTACTTCAAAAGAAGCAGTAGACATGATTCTTGCTGCAGGAGTTCCTGCTGCTCCTATTTTAAATCTTAAAGATATTTCTGAAGATAAACATATTGCAGAAGAAAGGGAGATGTTTGTCACTATAGAGCATCCAATAATAGGAACTATGAGAGTAAATGGAAATCCTATAAAGCTTATGGATACTATGCCAAAAATAAGAACTTGTGCCCCTCTTCTTGGTCAACATACAGAAGAAATATATAAAAAAATGTTAAATATGTCTGAAGAAGAGATAAAAAATTATCAAGAAAAAGGAATTATGTAA
- a CDS encoding SLC13 family permease, producing MVVFVALLLICSMMYLLLKNKVSPIVAFVCLPIISAVILILTGTFTGPGGEAIPLGVQLNTMVDWCSGGVKTTMSNATLFIFSIIYFGIMSDAGMFDPIVKGLVKIAGKSPVMIYLTTALIALVSQLDGATATTYLITIPAMLPIFKKLKLNILGMLTVIGIVTGSWNMVPWGGTIIRTATTITNLGIPVTPQELWKMILPIEILGMFLGIGLGVLFGIQDKKRLIKEYGADYFDKAVTEEPVISQEITDLKRPKLLPLNLLLTAVIIIIMIVNSKIPSYLVFLIATAIALVINYKGLKIQNERVQAHAPTAVGTAATFLAAGIFLGIFKETGMTIALANVVLDNLPNVFLPQIGRVFGALGSAIGIILSPDLYYYSLLPVVGEVVKALGGSPIKVGLAMLIGENVGVVISPCIPTTFLAIGLAGVELKDHIKFSLKYFIAVSTIMVLAAIMIGVA from the coding sequence ATGGTTGTTTTTGTAGCATTGTTGCTTATATGTTCAATGATGTATTTGTTGTTAAAAAATAAAGTATCACCTATTGTTGCCTTTGTGTGTTTGCCTATCATTTCTGCTGTAATTCTAATTTTAACTGGAACTTTTACTGGTCCAGGTGGGGAAGCAATCCCCCTTGGCGTTCAACTTAATACCATGGTTGACTGGTGCTCTGGTGGAGTAAAAACGACAATGAGTAATGCTACTCTTTTTATCTTTTCAATTATTTATTTTGGAATAATGAGTGATGCGGGTATGTTTGATCCTATTGTAAAAGGCCTTGTTAAAATTGCTGGTAAAAGTCCTGTAATGATATATCTTACAACTGCATTAATTGCTTTAGTTTCACAGTTAGATGGTGCTACTGCCACTACTTATTTAATAACTATTCCAGCAATGCTTCCAATATTTAAAAAATTAAAACTTAATATTTTAGGAATGCTTACTGTTATTGGAATTGTTACTGGTTCATGGAATATGGTTCCTTGGGGTGGAACTATAATTCGTACTGCTACAACAATTACAAATCTTGGAATTCCTGTTACTCCTCAAGAACTTTGGAAAATGATTCTTCCAATAGAAATTTTAGGAATGTTTCTTGGAATAGGATTAGGAGTACTTTTTGGAATTCAAGATAAAAAAAGATTAATAAAAGAATATGGAGCAGACTATTTTGATAAAGCAGTTACTGAAGAACCTGTTATTTCACAAGAAATAACTGATTTAAAACGTCCTAAACTTTTACCTTTAAATTTACTTTTAACTGCTGTAATTATAATAATTATGATAGTAAATTCAAAAATACCTAGTTATCTAGTATTTTTAATTGCCACAGCTATAGCCTTGGTAATTAATTACAAAGGATTAAAAATTCAAAACGAAAGAGTTCAAGCTCATGCTCCTACTGCTGTAGGAACTGCAGCTACATTCTTAGCAGCTGGTATTTTCTTGGGTATTTTTAAAGAAACTGGTATGACAATTGCTCTTGCCAATGTTGTTTTAGACAACCTTCCTAATGTTTTCCTTCCTCAAATTGGACGTGTATTTGGAGCTTTAGGATCTGCAATAGGAATTATATTAAGTCCAGATCTGTATTACTATTCGTTACTACCAGTAGTTGGAGAAGTAGTAAAAGCACTAGGTGGAAGTCCTATAAAAGTAGGTCTTGCTATGCTTATTGGAGAAAATGTAGGAGTAGTTATTTCACCATGTATCCCAACAACATTTTTAGCAATTGGCCTTGCAGGAGTGGAACTTAAAGATCATATAAAATTCTCTTTAAAATATTTTATAGCTGTATCAACTATTATGGTTCTTGCAGCAATAATGATTGGAGTAGCATAA
- a CDS encoding YifB family Mg chelatase-like AAA ATPase, giving the protein MNIRVLSSSYLGVEPFLVEAEVDISSGLPFFSIVGLGDTAISESKDRVRTALKNSDFKMEPKKIIVNLSPAGIKKEGAQFDLPIAVGIMVAMGFVRDRNSTLDNYLFLGELSLDGKIRGVKGIINTMILVKEKGYKGVVIPEDNVQEASLIKGIDIVPVSTLREVADFISKGQIKSLNIKPFLEEKDYSIDFSEVKGQALGKRGLEIAAAGGHNIILIGSPGSGKSMLAKRMITILPSMSEEEIIESTKIYSVAGELNSKKPIINQRPFRSPHHTSSLTSIIGGGKRIKPGEISLASNGVLLLDELAEFPRSVLESLRQPLEDGLVSITRAQYRVEFLSKFQLLATSNPCFCGNYYEGASCTCTQHEVNKYMKKLSGPIMDRIDIHIEMRRLSEDELMNSAEAENSNTIKERVMKAREIQRKRYNSDLLNGNLGQKEIKKYCKIADEDKEYFKNAMRIMEISARGYDKILKVARTIADLEGCKDIKKYHLMEAVSFRKK; this is encoded by the coding sequence ATGAATATAAGAGTTTTAAGTTCCAGTTATTTAGGAGTAGAACCTTTTTTAGTAGAAGCTGAAGTAGATATCAGCAGTGGACTTCCATTTTTTTCAATAGTAGGTTTAGGAGACACTGCCATCTCAGAAAGTAAAGATAGAGTAAGAACTGCATTAAAAAATAGTGATTTCAAAATGGAACCTAAAAAAATAATAGTAAATCTTTCCCCAGCTGGAATAAAAAAAGAAGGAGCTCAATTTGATCTTCCTATAGCTGTTGGTATAATGGTAGCTATGGGATTTGTAAGAGATAGAAATTCTACATTAGATAATTATCTTTTTCTAGGAGAACTTTCTCTAGATGGAAAAATCAGAGGAGTAAAAGGAATAATAAATACAATGATTCTGGTAAAAGAAAAAGGATACAAAGGTGTAGTTATTCCAGAGGATAATGTACAGGAAGCTTCTCTTATCAAAGGGATAGATATTGTCCCTGTTTCAACCTTGAGAGAAGTTGCTGATTTTATTTCTAAAGGTCAAATTAAATCTTTAAATATAAAACCATTCCTTGAAGAAAAAGATTATAGTATAGATTTCTCAGAAGTAAAGGGGCAAGCACTAGGAAAAAGAGGATTAGAAATTGCTGCTGCTGGTGGACACAATATAATATTAATAGGAAGTCCTGGTTCTGGAAAATCTATGCTTGCTAAAAGAATGATAACTATTCTCCCATCAATGAGTGAAGAAGAAATAATTGAATCTACAAAAATATACAGTGTTGCTGGTGAGCTTAACAGTAAAAAACCAATAATTAATCAAAGACCTTTTCGTTCTCCTCATCACACAAGTTCACTTACTTCAATTATAGGTGGAGGAAAAAGAATAAAACCTGGTGAAATAAGTTTGGCATCTAATGGTGTCTTACTACTAGATGAACTTGCAGAATTTCCAAGAAGTGTTTTAGAAAGTTTAAGGCAGCCTTTGGAAGATGGTTTAGTTTCCATTACAAGAGCTCAATACAGAGTTGAATTTTTAAGTAAATTTCAGCTTCTTGCTACAAGTAATCCATGTTTTTGTGGGAATTATTATGAAGGTGCTTCATGCACCTGTACTCAACATGAAGTAAATAAATATATGAAAAAACTTTCTGGTCCTATCATGGATAGGATTGATATTCATATTGAAATGAGAAGACTGTCAGAAGATGAACTAATGAATTCAGCTGAAGCAGAAAATTCAAATACTATAAAAGAAAGAGTGATGAAAGCTCGAGAAATTCAAAGAAAAAGATATAATAGTGATCTTTTAAATGGAAATCTGGGACAAAAAGAAATAAAAAAATATTGTAAGATTGCAGATGAAGACAAAGAATATTTTAAAAATGCTATGAGAATAATGGAAATATCTGCAAGAGGTTATGATAAAATTCTGAAAGTAGCAAGAACCATTGCTGATCTAGAAGGTTGTAAAGACATAAAAAAATATCATTTAATGGAAGCAGTTTCCTTTAGAAAAAAATAA
- a CDS encoding thiamine pyrophosphate-dependent enzyme codes for MAYNFKKEMEKPERLTGGHRMCAGCGAPVAVRGVLRALKEEDEAVICSATSCLEVSTFLYPYTAWKDSFIHSAFENAAATISGAQTAYKVLKKKGKIDESYKFIAFGGDGGTYDIGFQSLSGAMERGHDMVYVCYDNEAYMNTGIQRSSATPIGADTTTTPIGKESAGKPQGRKDLTDVISAHNVAYVAQTTFIGNFKDLHEKAEKAIYTEGAAFLNILAPCPRGWRYEGEDLMEMCKLAVETCYWPLFEVIDGEWKLSYRPKVKLPVEEFLKKQGRFKHLFKPQNRHIIDRIQKDVDLKWERLLKRCGEEL; via the coding sequence ATGGCATATAATTTCAAAAAAGAAATGGAAAAACCTGAAAGACTTACTGGAGGACACAGAATGTGTGCAGGGTGTGGAGCACCAGTAGCAGTAAGAGGAGTATTAAGAGCATTAAAAGAGGAAGATGAGGCAGTAATATGCAGTGCAACAAGCTGTCTTGAAGTATCAACTTTCCTTTATCCATATACAGCATGGAAAGATTCATTTATTCACTCAGCATTTGAAAATGCAGCAGCAACAATAAGTGGAGCCCAGACAGCATACAAAGTATTAAAGAAAAAAGGAAAAATAGATGAATCATATAAATTCATAGCTTTTGGAGGAGATGGAGGAACTTATGATATAGGATTCCAATCACTTTCAGGAGCAATGGAAAGAGGACATGATATGGTTTATGTATGTTATGACAATGAAGCATATATGAATACAGGTATCCAAAGATCATCAGCAACACCTATAGGAGCAGATACAACTACAACTCCAATAGGAAAAGAAAGCGCAGGAAAACCACAGGGAAGAAAAGATCTTACAGATGTAATATCAGCCCACAATGTGGCATATGTTGCTCAAACAACATTTATAGGAAACTTCAAAGACCTTCATGAGAAAGCAGAAAAAGCAATCTATACAGAGGGAGCAGCATTCCTAAACATATTAGCACCATGCCCAAGAGGATGGAGATATGAAGGTGAAGACCTGATGGAAATGTGTAAACTGGCAGTAGAAACTTGCTACTGGCCACTATTTGAAGTAATAGATGGAGAATGGAAATTAAGCTACAGACCAAAAGTAAAACTGCCTGTAGAAGAATTCTTGAAAAAACAAGGAAGATTCAAGCATCTATTTAAACCACAAAACAGACATATCATAGATAGAATCCAAAAAGATGTGGATTTGAAATGGGAAAGACTTCTTAAAAGATGTGGAGAGGAACTTTAA
- the porA gene encoding pyruvate ferredoxin oxidoreductase, whose product MSIRERMSGNEAIAIAMRQINPDVVPAFPITPSTEIPQYFSQYVADGSVDSEFIPVESEHSAMSAAMGSQAAGARTMTATSSCGLALMWEMLYVVASARLPVTLACVNRALTGPININADHSDSMGARDAGWIQLYSETNQEAYDNMLQANRIGEHPDVQLPVMVCQDGFITSHAVENIELLEDDKAKAFVGEYNPEDYLLNAKRPTAVGPYDIVSYYMEHKVSQAHAMMNAKKVILEVAAEYEKLTGRKYGLFEEYKLDDAEVAIVVINSTAGTAKAAIEEMRKEGKKVGLLKIRVFRPFPMEEIAQALKNVKMVAVMDKCEGFSAAGGPVFAEVRSALYDCSPRPKMINYVYGLGGRDITVNHIKEIFNTLLAEKDQEVKDTYRHFGVRG is encoded by the coding sequence ATGAGTATAAGAGAAAGAATGTCAGGAAACGAAGCTATTGCAATAGCAATGAGACAAATAAATCCAGATGTAGTACCTGCTTTTCCAATCACTCCATCAACAGAGATACCACAATATTTCTCTCAATATGTTGCTGATGGATCAGTAGACAGTGAATTTATTCCAGTAGAATCAGAGCACAGCGCTATGTCGGCTGCAATGGGATCACAAGCAGCAGGAGCTAGAACTATGACTGCTACTTCATCATGCGGACTTGCATTGATGTGGGAAATGCTTTATGTTGTAGCTTCTGCAAGACTTCCTGTAACTTTAGCATGTGTTAACAGAGCTCTTACAGGACCTATCAATATCAATGCAGACCATAGTGATTCTATGGGTGCAAGAGATGCTGGATGGATTCAGCTATACAGTGAAACAAATCAAGAAGCTTATGACAATATGCTTCAAGCTAACAGAATAGGAGAACATCCAGATGTTCAACTTCCTGTTATGGTATGTCAAGATGGATTCATCACAAGCCATGCTGTTGAAAATATAGAATTATTAGAAGACGACAAAGCTAAAGCTTTTGTTGGAGAATACAACCCAGAAGATTATCTTCTAAATGCTAAAAGACCTACAGCAGTAGGACCATATGATATTGTTTCTTACTATATGGAACATAAAGTAAGCCAAGCTCATGCTATGATGAATGCTAAAAAAGTAATTCTTGAAGTAGCAGCAGAATATGAAAAACTTACTGGAAGAAAATATGGACTGTTTGAAGAATATAAATTAGATGATGCAGAAGTTGCAATAGTGGTTATCAACTCAACTGCTGGAACAGCTAAAGCAGCTATAGAAGAAATGAGAAAAGAAGGTAAAAAAGTTGGACTTCTAAAAATCAGAGTATTCAGACCATTCCCAATGGAAGAAATAGCACAAGCGCTTAAAAATGTAAAAATGGTAGCAGTAATGGATAAATGCGAAGGATTCTCAGCAGCTGGAGGACCAGTATTTGCAGAGGTAAGATCAGCTCTTTATGACTGCAGCCCAAGACCAAAAATGATCAACTATGTATATGGACTTGGAGGAAGAGATATAACTGTAAATCATATAAAAGAGATCTTTAATACTCTATTGGCAGAGAAAGATCAAGAAGTAAAAGATACATATAGACATTTTGGTGTAAGAGGGTAG
- a CDS encoding 4Fe-4S binding protein: MKNKAGVPITEDISWRDITPGGVVYEAGSAQHFRTGDWRSMKPVLLRDKCIDCLLCVPCCPDSAIPVKDGKRLEFDMDHCKGCGICVKACPFKAIELIKE, from the coding sequence ATGAAAAATAAAGCTGGTGTACCAATTACTGAAGATATTAGCTGGAGAGATATAACTCCTGGTGGAGTAGTTTATGAAGCTGGAAGTGCTCAGCACTTCAGAACAGGGGACTGGAGATCAATGAAACCAGTTCTTTTGAGAGATAAATGTATTGACTGTCTTCTATGTGTTCCTTGCTGCCCAGATTCAGCAATACCTGTAAAAGATGGAAAAAGATTAGAGTTTGATATGGATCATTGCAAAGGATGTGGAATTTGTGTTAAAGCATGTCCATTCAAAGCAATAGAATTGATAAAAGAGTAG
- a CDS encoding 2-oxoacid:acceptor oxidoreductase family protein, whose product MKEIFEIRWHGRGGQGAKTASLLLADAAFSGGMFVQGFPEYGPERMGAPITAYNRISKDRVTVHSNIYEPDFVVVVDETLIESVDVTKGLKEDGAIIINSSKPASEFKSLLKGYKGRVCTCDARTISEETLGKNFPNTPMLGAVVKVSGVMEEKAFLEAMENSFAHKFASKPEVLKGNMAALVRSMNEVKE is encoded by the coding sequence ATGAAAGAAATTTTTGAAATAAGATGGCATGGAAGAGGTGGACAAGGAGCCAAAACAGCTTCTTTACTTTTGGCAGATGCAGCATTCAGTGGTGGAATGTTCGTTCAAGGGTTCCCAGAGTATGGACCTGAGAGAATGGGAGCTCCTATTACCGCTTACAATCGTATCTCTAAAGATAGAGTTACTGTTCACTCTAATATCTATGAACCTGATTTTGTAGTTGTTGTTGATGAAACTCTTATTGAAAGTGTAGATGTTACTAAAGGTCTTAAAGAGGATGGAGCTATTATTATCAATAGTTCTAAGCCTGCTTCTGAATTTAAATCTCTTTTAAAAGGATACAAAGGAAGAGTATGTACTTGTGATGCAAGAACTATTTCTGAGGAAACTCTTGGGAAAAACTTCCCTAACACTCCTATGCTTGGAGCAGTTGTAAAAGTAAGTGGAGTTATGGAAGAAAAAGCTTTCCTAGAAGCAATGGAAAACTCTTTTGCGCACAAATTTGCAAGTAAACCAGAAGTACTAAAAGGAAATATGGCTGCATTAGTACGTTCTATGAATGAGGTGAAAGAATAA
- a CDS encoding manganese efflux pump MntP family protein, whose product MDAFAISLCQGLIMGKVKIAKTVKIAFTFGIFQTIMPIIGFYVGSIFSGKVSQYSNIIAFIILGYLGFNMIREARKEDNCCTDEGCSSKTLLVLGVATSIDALAIGFTFSFLNDFNIWLSSSEIGIITFIISGLGVILGTKFGTLLESKAQYLGGTILILIGIKSLAGNFA is encoded by the coding sequence ATGGATGCTTTTGCCATTTCTTTATGTCAAGGACTTATTATGGGAAAAGTAAAAATAGCAAAAACAGTAAAAATAGCATTTACTTTTGGAATATTTCAAACAATTATGCCAATAATAGGGTTTTATGTAGGAAGTATTTTTAGTGGAAAAGTTTCTCAATATAGTAATATAATAGCATTTATTATTTTGGGATATTTAGGCTTTAATATGATAAGAGAAGCTAGAAAAGAGGATAATTGCTGTACAGATGAAGGATGTAGTTCAAAAACTCTTTTAGTATTAGGAGTAGCTACAAGCATTGATGCATTAGCAATAGGATTTACTTTTTCCTTTTTGAATGATTTTAATATTTGGCTGTCTTCTTCTGAAATTGGGATAATTACTTTTATAATTTCAGGTCTAGGAGTAATTTTAGGAACAAAGTTTGGAACTTTGTTGGAAAGTAAAGCTCAATATTTAGGAGGAACTATTCTTATACTTATAGGAATAAAAAGTTTAGCAGGGAATTTTGCTTAA
- a CDS encoding FAD-dependent oxidoreductase yields MKVIVVGGVAAGTKVAAKLKREDRSNEVIILTKSKEISYAGCGLPYYVGNVIKNKEQLIVNTPEKFSKLTDAEVHTEIEVIGLDREKKIIKAKDLKLNKEIEYSYDKLVIATGASPVKPPIKGLDLPGVYFMRTPDDAINLRADIEAGKIKKAAVIGGGYIGLEVAENLALQNIKVSVIEMAPHILTGFDKEFAEYAEDYLTDHGIMVFTETKLELIEGTERVEKIQTSKKAMEVDAVIMSVGIRPNTEFLADTGIELLPNKTIKVNEYFQTNDENIYAAGDCVSVKNILTDKLVWSPMGSSANIEGRIIAQNLSGKKIKFKGVLGTAVAKLPGLNVGRTGLTETAAREMGFDVVSVVTVEDDKAHYYAGASNFIIKLIADRKTLKILGVQVFGTGAVDKVVDVIVTAMSMRGTLHDIEDLDLAYAPPFSTAIHPIVHTANVLFNKINGVLESIAPAEYLDGNGTGYTVFDSCTVPTIEGAPYLELTEVNGKLEGYDLDDRLLLVCNRGRKAYLIQNRLKYYGYTNTRVLEGGVTFNKVKI; encoded by the coding sequence ATGAAAGTAATAGTAGTAGGTGGAGTAGCAGCAGGAACTAAAGTAGCTGCAAAATTGAAAAGAGAAGATCGTAGTAATGAGGTAATTATTTTGACTAAAAGTAAAGAAATATCTTATGCTGGATGTGGATTACCTTATTATGTTGGAAATGTAATAAAAAATAAAGAACAACTTATTGTAAATACTCCTGAGAAATTTTCTAAACTTACTGATGCTGAAGTTCATACAGAAATTGAAGTTATTGGTTTGGACAGAGAGAAAAAAATAATAAAAGCGAAAGATTTAAAGCTAAATAAAGAGATTGAATATTCATATGATAAACTAGTTATAGCTACAGGAGCAAGTCCTGTGAAACCTCCAATAAAAGGATTGGATCTTCCAGGAGTTTATTTTATGAGAACTCCAGATGATGCTATTAATTTAAGAGCTGATATAGAAGCTGGAAAAATAAAAAAGGCAGCTGTAATAGGTGGAGGATATATAGGATTGGAAGTTGCTGAAAATTTAGCTCTCCAAAATATAAAAGTATCTGTTATAGAGATGGCTCCTCATATTCTTACAGGATTTGATAAAGAATTTGCTGAATATGCAGAAGATTATTTAACAGATCATGGAATAATGGTTTTTACTGAAACTAAATTAGAATTAATAGAAGGAACTGAAAGGGTAGAAAAGATACAAACTTCAAAAAAAGCTATGGAAGTGGATGCAGTCATTATGTCTGTTGGAATTCGTCCAAATACTGAATTTTTAGCAGATACTGGAATAGAACTTTTACCTAACAAAACAATAAAAGTAAATGAATATTTTCAAACAAATGATGAAAATATATATGCAGCAGGAGATTGTGTTTCAGTAAAAAATATACTTACAGATAAATTAGTATGGTCTCCAATGGGATCTTCAGCCAATATAGAAGGACGTATCATAGCTCAGAATTTAAGTGGTAAAAAAATAAAATTTAAAGGAGTTCTTGGAACTGCTGTAGCAAAACTTCCAGGATTAAATGTTGGAAGAACAGGGCTCACAGAAACTGCTGCTAGAGAAATGGGATTTGATGTTGTAAGTGTAGTAACTGTTGAAGATGATAAAGCTCATTATTATGCCGGAGCATCAAATTTTATAATAAAACTTATTGCTGATAGAAAAACATTAAAAATACTTGGAGTACAAGTTTTTGGTACAGGAGCAGTGGATAAAGTAGTAGATGTAATAGTGACTGCTATGTCTATGAGAGGAACACTTCATGATATAGAAGATTTAGATCTTGCATATGCACCACCATTTTCTACAGCAATACATCCAATAGTTCACACAGCAAATGTTCTTTTTAATAAAATAAATGGAGTATTAGAAAGTATAGCACCAGCTGAATATTTAGATGGCAATGGAACTGGGTATACTGTATTTGATTCATGTACTGTTCCAACAATAGAAGGAGCACCTTATTTAGAATTAACTGAAGTAAATGGAAAACTTGAAGGGTATGATTTAGATGATAGATTGCTGTTAGTATGTAATAGAGGAAGAAAAGCATATCTTATTCAAAATCGTTTAAAATATTATGGTTATACAAATACAAGAGTTTTAGAAGGCGGAGTAACTTTTAATAAGGTAAAAATTTAA